One Bufo gargarizans isolate SCDJY-AF-19 chromosome 3, ASM1485885v1, whole genome shotgun sequence DNA segment encodes these proteins:
- the MATN1 gene encoding cartilage matrix protein has translation MKTSLCLLSTLLFFSCYSYVAVGAVPQQQLRGPNCRTHPTDLVFIIDSSRSVRPSEFEQVKVFLSQVIESLDVGINNTRVGLLNYASSVKNEFSLKTHKTKAALIQAVKKVQPLSTGTMTGLSIQYAMNHAFTEGEGARLKSPGVKKVGIVVTDGRPQDGVKDISARARESGLELFAIGVGRVDMTTLRQIASEPLDEHVDYVESYSVIEKLSKKFQEAFCEMADLCSTGDHDCQQICVSSPGSYTCACRDGYTLNDDGKTCNACGASAIDLVFLIDGSKSVRPENFELVKQFINQIVESVDVGNNKAHVGLVQYSSAVRQEFPLGRYNSKKDIKTAVKKMSYMEKGTMTGQALKYLIDNTFAISNGGRPGVSKVGIVFTDGRSQDYINDAALKAKELGYKMYAVGVGNAVEDELRMIASEPVNEHYFYSADFKAMKEIGKKLQMKICVEENPCECEAIVKFQTKVEELIQALTRKIEAVSKRLTSLENKITV, from the exons ATGAAGACCTCTCTGTGTCTACTTTCCACTCTCCTATTCTTCAGCTGCTATAGCTATGTTGCAGTGGGAGCAGTGCCACAGCAACAGCTAAGAG GTCCCAATTGCAGGACACATCCCACAGACTTGGTATTCATCATAGACAGTTCTCGTAGTGTAAGACCCTCTGAATTCGAACAGGTCAAGGTTTTCTTGTCTCAGGTCATTGAATCTCTGGACGTCGGCATAAATAACACAAGAGTCGGTCTTCTGAATTATGCCAGCTCTGTCAAAAATGAGTTCTCCCTCAAAACCCACAAAACTAAGGCTGCTTTAATTCAGGCAGTCAAAAAGGTTCAGCCTCTATCTACTGGAACGATGACAGGCCTTTCTATTCAATATGCCATGAACCATGCCTTCACTGAGGGAGAAGGAGCAAGGCTCAAATCTCCAGGTGTGAAGAAG GTAGGCATTGTAGTAACTGATGGTCGACCTCAGGACGGTGTAAAGGATATTTCAGCCAGGGCACGAGAAAGTGGATTGGAACTGTTTGCCATTGGAGTAGGACGTGTTGATATGACCACCCTTCGGCAGATTGCAAGTGAGCCCCTGGATGAACATGTGGACTATGTGGAGAGCTACAGTGTGATCGAGAAACTCAGCAAGAAATTCCAGGAAGCATTTTGTG AAATGGCTGATCTCTGCTCTACTGGAGATCATGACTGTCAGCAAATTTGTGTTAGCTCTCCAGGGTCCTACACTTGTGCCTGCAGGGATGGATATACATTAAATGATGATGGAAAGACCTGCAATG CCTGTGGTGCCTCAGCTATTGACCTTGTGTTCCTAATTGATGGCTCTAAGAGTGTTCGCCCAGAGAACTTTGAACTTGTCAAGCAATTTATCAATCAGATTGTGGAGTCTGTGGATGTTGGTAACAACAAGGCACATGTTGGTCTAGTCCAGTACTCCAGTGCAGTAAGGCAAGAGTTCCCCTTGGGCAGATACAACAGCAAGAAAGACATTAAGACAGCAGTAAAAAAGATGTCAtacatggagaaaggaaccaTGACCGGTCAAGCCCTCAAGTATCTAATTGATAACACCTTTGCCATCTCCAACGGGGGAAGACCAGGAGTGTCTAAAGTTGGCATTGTCTTTACTGATGGTCGTTCCCAGGATTATATCAATGATGCTGCACTGAAGGCTAAGGAACTGG GTTACAAGATGTATGCAGTTGGTGTGGGCAATGCTGTGGAGGATGAGCTGCGGATGATTGCCTCTGAACCAGTGAATGAGCACTATTTCTACTCGGCTGATTTTAAGGCCATGAAAGAAATTGGCAAAAAACTTCAGATGAAGATCTGTGTTG AAGAAAACCCCTGCGAATGTGAGGCTATTGTCAAGTTCCAGACCAAGGTAGAAGAGCTCATCCAGGCATTAACAAGAAAGA TCGAAGCTGTGTCCAAGAGACTCACTTCTCTGGAGAATAAAATCACTGTTTGA